Proteins from a genomic interval of Kitasatospora kifunensis:
- a CDS encoding maleylpyruvate isomerase family mycothiol-dependent enzyme, with protein sequence MSTPHRSDQDPAAVDHPAAVAAQTARFVSVVKGADLATPVPSCPEWTLADLLQHTGSVHRWFSVLLHQRLQERPTSRDVDLQLPAQPEGYVDWLAASAEVAAEAFTATAGDTPMWAWGADQHARFWARRMLFETLVHRVDAELALGIRSEIDTALAVDGVDEFLVNLPFASFFAPKTANLRGSDRSIRFSCTDADRDWLVRLRPDGFGLEANDAGATDSPADATVRGSAADLLLLAYGRLDRADKRFEVHGDQELLAHWFTNSAF encoded by the coding sequence ATGAGCACACCGCACCGATCGGACCAGGACCCGGCCGCCGTCGACCACCCCGCGGCCGTCGCGGCGCAGACCGCCCGCTTCGTCAGCGTGGTCAAGGGCGCCGACCTGGCCACCCCGGTACCGTCCTGTCCCGAGTGGACGCTGGCCGACCTGCTCCAGCACACCGGCAGCGTCCACCGCTGGTTCTCCGTGCTGCTGCACCAGCGCCTCCAGGAGCGGCCGACCAGCCGGGACGTCGACCTGCAGCTGCCGGCCCAACCCGAGGGCTACGTCGACTGGTTGGCCGCGAGCGCGGAGGTGGCCGCCGAGGCCTTCACCGCCACCGCCGGCGACACCCCGATGTGGGCGTGGGGCGCCGACCAGCACGCCCGGTTCTGGGCTCGCCGGATGCTGTTCGAGACCCTGGTCCACCGGGTGGACGCGGAGCTCGCGTTGGGCATCCGATCGGAGATCGACACTGCGCTCGCGGTGGACGGTGTGGACGAGTTCCTGGTGAACCTGCCCTTCGCCTCCTTCTTCGCCCCCAAGACCGCGAACCTGCGCGGCAGCGACCGGTCCATCCGGTTCAGCTGCACCGACGCGGACCGCGACTGGCTGGTGCGCCTGCGCCCCGACGGCTTCGGCCTGGAGGCGAACGACGCCGGCGCCACGGACTCGCCCGCCGACGCGACCGTGCGCGGCAGCGCCGCGGACCTGCTGCTGCTCGCGTACGGCCGCCTGGACCGCGCGGACAAGCGCTTCGAGGTTCACGGGGACCAGGAGCTGCTCGCGCACTGGTTCACCAACTCCGCGTTCTGA